The region AGTATTCAAAGAATTAAAATTCAAGGAAATGATTTCTTTGATTTAGTGGAGGACTGGTTTAAGGCATATGAAATTGGTCAACCGCCACGAAATGAAGCGATTATCAAGCAAAGTGCTTTAGATGGTGTTTTGAAAAATCCTGTTTTTATGCCGTTACATGAAGAAGAGCGATTTATTAATTTAGTGGCACGATTAAAATTTTATCTTTAAGAGTGAGCGTATGAGTTTAGAGAGTATTCAAGAGTATTTACCATTTTTAATTCCGCTGGTGATTGCAGAGTTTGCGCTTGCGATGACAGCACTTATTCATGTGTTAAAGCATCCGAACTATCGATTTGGAAATAAAGTGATGTGGATTGTGATTGTGTTATTGATTCAAATTATTGGACCTGTTGTTTATTTTTTAATTGGTCGAGGTGAAGAGTAGTGGACATGATTCGTTTAGAAGGTGTCAGTAAACAGTTTGGAAGTCACGAGGTGATTAAATCGTTAAATTTGAGGGTTCCAAGTCAGTGTGTCTTTGGTTTTTTAGGACAAAATGGGGCTGGAAAAACAACAACGATGAAGATGATTTTAGGGTTGTTAAATCCTAGCGAGGGACGTATTTTTGTCTGTGATGAAGAAGTCGTGTATGGTGAAACGAAAACAAATCGCTTCATTGGCTATTTACCGGATGTCCCAGAGTATTATTCTTATATGACACCCAGAGAGTATTTGAAATTGTGCGGTGAAATGACAGGCATGTCAAAAGCGCAAATTAAAGTGAAGTCAGATGAGTTATTGGCACTGGTTCGATTAGCTGATGTGAATCGTAAAATTGGAGGTTTTTCAAGGGGGATGAAGCAACGACTTGGTATTGCACAAGCTTTACTAAATGAACCGAAAATTTTAATTTGTGATGAACCAACGTCTGCGCTTGATCCGATTGGACGAAAAGAAATTTTGGATATTTTACATCAGGTAAAAGAGAAAACGACGGTTATTTTTTCAACGCATATTTTATCTGATGTGGAGCGTATTTGTGATCAAGTAGCTGTTTTACATGAAGGAGAGATTGTGTTAAGTGGAACACTCACAGACGTTAAAAATCAACATCGTCAAGATGCCATTCGATTAACATTTGAATCAGAAAAGGTTGCAAAACACTTGATGCAAGATTTTGAGAGGTTTAAGAAAGTTGAGTTAGAAGGAAATGAACTCACAATATATGTGGATAATTTAAAACAAGATTCCCAAGAAATATTAAAATGGATGACAGATCAAAATATATTATTACTAAAGTATGAAATCCTTGAACCA is a window of Turicibacter sanguinis DNA encoding:
- a CDS encoding PLDc N-terminal domain-containing protein; this translates as MSLESIQEYLPFLIPLVIAEFALAMTALIHVLKHPNYRFGNKVMWIVIVLLIQIIGPVVYFLIGRGEE
- a CDS encoding ABC transporter ATP-binding protein is translated as MIRLEGVSKQFGSHEVIKSLNLRVPSQCVFGFLGQNGAGKTTTMKMILGLLNPSEGRIFVCDEEVVYGETKTNRFIGYLPDVPEYYSYMTPREYLKLCGEMTGMSKAQIKVKSDELLALVRLADVNRKIGGFSRGMKQRLGIAQALLNEPKILICDEPTSALDPIGRKEILDILHQVKEKTTVIFSTHILSDVERICDQVAVLHEGEIVLSGTLTDVKNQHRQDAIRLTFESEKVAKHLMQDFERFKKVELEGNELTIYVDNLKQDSQEILKWMTDQNILLLKYEILEPTLESLFMEVVR